The DNA sequence gatccttgggaacctcaatagatcgtcggtccatcttgtgggagggctacccacgctacgtcttacggtacgcggtcgccactcaagaactttctggtcccaacggccatccgttctacgagcaatgtgtcctgcccactgccacttcaacttcgcaatcctttgggctaaaGTTTATATCGTACATTGATACCTTAAAAAAACTGTagctaaaaaaaactaaaaacacactgaattaattatttaaacagcgactaatgaaattaataataaacatgagGTTAGACATAACAACCCACGTAACTCTCAAATAGAGCATTGTTCGATAAAATACTGAAATTTCGTTCCACATACACAAATAAGCGAAGGGAATTGCAAAGCCGTAGAAAGCCATACTCGTGCCCGCATTAGCATGGAGTGGATGACATACCCATCAGATTAATCCATATTAGTCATGCATCAAAGGACTTGAAACGGTACATTCGAGTGGTGCCCTCCTGTGATTTGCCTCCGAACAATACGAGCAAATTATAAGCAATCGCTACGTTTGAGAGCTCCTTGACCTATATCTGtccattttaaattacattgtcAGTTCGACTAATACTGTCGACTCTGTGTTTATTGGAATAAGACTGAGAGTTCAaagtctaatatttttattgtaactttGCTTTTAAAATTGCCTATTCAAAGATCAGAAACgtttcaattaaaattgtaaCACAAGAAAAAATTCAGAATCctcggtttttttatttaaatttttttttatttatctttatttttgctGAAGTACTTATGTAAAAGaatgaatacatacaaaaacgTATGCAATATTAAAGGTCTATATTTTCTTCGTGTTTAAAATAACTCAGAATAGGGTTATTACAAAATgtcaacaaatttattaaaaaatattgtcaacAATAATTTACTGCACggcatttaatttatttcttaataatttCTTCCATTTGAAACTTAAGGGTACAAATATCGCGATATTACATTCATTTTGTAGTTCTTGAAAACCCGAAATATAGGTAAAGTATTTTATGAACTAAGGCAGATCTAATGTTCCCATTCAATTCGAAGGGGGAGCActcatacaataattgtatcTTCATAATGTTCGTAATGTTCGTACTTTCCAACTTACTTTCGGATTTTTACacttaatcaaattattttcctatttaataattaactactctcacagacacgtTCATTCGTTTCTCTTTTAGATTTATTCAGTTGCAGATTAATTCGATTGCTATTATTGGAAACCAGCCCATACATTTCggattcataatttatatataattgaACTTCCTGCTGGTTTTCCTAAAGTATGAATCTGATATTGTACATTTccatcaaaaaattttttattgtttttaagctAAACATTATTTGTTTTGTGACACTAATCACTAGAAAGCACGTGCCCTTTATccacatttataatttattaataaacggCACCCACGACTTAATTCACAAAACCAACAGTCTAATTTATGTCGTAAGCTGCCCTTCGATTTTCACGATATTGAGATTATTCAATTTCAACTGCTGACGATGAAAGACGCACACATGGCAAAAACATTTGATTGCATTAAAGACGAATTCTTAATTGAAATGGACTATATTAGCAAAATTGGTTCAAAGCTATTTGTTTATCCTTTCGTGGGACGGTCAAAGTTTACTATGTGTTGTTATTATGTGACTTTCTTTTTTCTTGTACTTACGTCGGTCCAATTATTCGTTACTCTATGTTTAACCCGATTTGAGAGCAGCTTCGAGGTGATAAACATAGCTCCCAACTTGGGCGTCTGCCTTGtgatcataataaaatattcaaaaattcaTACGAAAAGGATTTCATATCAGAAATTTTACAATCATTTTCGTTACGAGCTATGGGATGTTGTTTTGGATTCGGTTGACCACAGGAATGTTCTAGAAACATATGTGAAAACAGCACGTTTGATAGctcgattttttatttactacggTATAACATTGTCATTGCTTGTTGCTTTATTACCACGGATCATCATGCTTTACGAGAACAGCGTGTTGCAAAAGAACCTGTATTTGTATCCATTCGATGGATGGTACCCCTTTAACAAGATCAAGTGGTACTATATCGCTTACGTTTGGGAGAGCGTAATGACTACCGTCGTTATAATTAACTTCGTGTGCACGAATACAATCCATATTTCTTACACGAGACTCATTTGCATGGAACTAAAAGTTCTCGGCATCAGCATAGAGAATCTATTAAAATCCAAGGTTCGAGATTCGATAACACAAAGTAAAATTGAAGACTTCCACGAAAATATAAAAGtgaattttaaaactattttaaaacggCATCAGCTCTTGGGaaagtaataaaagaaatatgaaaattttgttGGTACCTTTCAAAGGTTCAACAATGTTAATTATTCGATTTTGTTTTCAGTGTAGTATCAGAGTTAAACATCATAATGGGAGATGGAATGCTTTTGACTTACATCTCTGGATCTGTTTTCATTTGTCTCACAGCATTTACTGCAACCGTGAGTTTTTCGATTTTTTATAATCTGCATATGaatcaataaatgaatattCTTTTTCCCACCACATTTTTAGGTATAACAATTTTATGTGTAGATTCAGATCAAAGAAGGCATTCACAGCaacgatttgtttatttttatcaaattataaGATTTTTCATATTGGTTTAATAATTGCTcgtaatttttacattttaaaagaatccttttttttataaaatatgtccTGTAAAAGCCACTAAGACTTCTACATTTTAATTGATACTGCACGTATATAAAAACAATTGCACTTAATAAAGGTTTTATATTTGTGCGTATGGTTCAACAGTGTAATTTTTTTGACTTCTTCAATCTCGCATCAATCATCATAATCGATCCAGATACAATAAAAATTGGACACTATTTCATTTTTGcacacaattttaaaatatttttatgcacTAACCTCTtctgatttatataaataaatttagtgtaAGGAGGGTTATCGTTTAATATGAAGAAAAGTTATACTCATACTTTTACTTATACTCATTATTTGAACGTTCAAAGCTCAACCTAAGGCcctaatttcaaattttatctcGTATATTGGgaacaaacataaaatttgtTCTTGTTTTGTACAAGAATAAATATTGATTCTGACTGGACATCAAATCTGGCTCCGTGGTGCAATAGGCGGGAACATTTAGACCAACGAAGCAATAAAATCTTGacctttgattttatttttcagtCTGAATAGAACAGATTAAGTCTCCAGCACGTTTCTTTGAAGCACgctacgcaaaattataaatttgcgattctaatattatttcacaatgaatatattaaatattcaaaaatttCAGGTCGTCAATGACTTTTACATGACTCTgcgttatttttcatttttctgcTCGTTGCTGGTCGAAACCTTCATCCAATGTATTATGGGACAGCTTCTGATAGATCACGTATGTACTTTAGACACTATATTGTACATTATATTgacgtaatttaaatttaaacgtaAAAAGAAATCTGTTTATAATCTCTGTCTCTCTGTGGAAATTGAAACTATATTTTAAAGTAACCGAAGCTATTGAGGTTGCCTTATAAATGGACTTCACATACGGACATACGGTTGACGGTGACCTGGTCTTCCCGGCTAAACTATTAAAAACATCTGAtttagttacatttttattgactttttaggATAAATATTTAGAGTGCAGGGATAGTACTGATTGTTGTATTACCTCAGTAGGCTGATGAGTTTACCGTCCACCTGATAGAGatgcaatgccaggagcatagCTTGGTCACTACCCACAacttaaaactattttcaaaGCAAGATAGTAGAAAGTCATGTGAAAGCCTATCGGAAAACACAGTTGGATTCCGTTCCAGATGCAAACGGAAATAACAGATCTCTCAAAACGAACTGTGATGAGCGCATTGCCTCCAAGGGGCATAGATGAACTCTGACCTGGTACTGAAATTGAGCCATCAtcttaaaaaaattcacaaataGCTCCCCATGGAATGGTACAAAAAACAAAGAGCATCGGAGTCCTGCGATAGACCCAGGAGTTAGAGACAATGTAATGGGACCGCTTTTAAACGTACAATTGCGACTTCGACTTCTGGTGTCAAAATGGGTCACCAACCAACTTGTCTTGTGTCGTCCTGTGATCAAAACTTGTCTTCTAAATTTCAGAGCGAAGATTTTGAAAATTCTATCTATTTTACCGATTGGCCTATTGCTGATTTAAGCACAAAGAAAATgcttttaataatgttaatcaGGGCCCAGAAATCATACGTTTTCACCGCTAATGGATATTTTATTATGAACTTTGACACTTTTGGTGGGGTAAGTTTTCTTTAAAAGAATTTAGATTTTgtcaacaaaataattataagaaaaggttaaaataaaagagttcagtactatttttttacttattttaataatCTTCGTCAATTATTAATAACAACGAACAAGcgttagtatttaaaaaaaaaatggaaatagTATTTTTCCACCTCTACAagtcaaattattaataacataacataaaagaaaatgtaatacaGAGAATCTTGAAATCTTAACGATTATGCTCGACCTGGGCATAATCGTTAATATTTACCTCGACGATTATGCTGGGCAAACACTGGTAAAGTATTAAACATAGACTAAATAATtcccaaatatttttttttttatatttttttttattccatggATGTAATTTCGGTTTTACATTACAACAAGAGGATCCCTGGAGTTAATAGAATAGAAGGTGTATTGTGAAAGGTCCAAAACCATACAAGCTTTAGAATTACTAATTCCTGGCGATAGcaccatatttttattttttttatttttttttattgcctttgtaggcagacgagcatacggcccacctgatggtaagtggtcaccgtcgctcatggacgtcagcaatgccaggggcagagccaagccgctgcctaccataaagaactctccgcaagcctcgtttgaagaaggacatgtcatagcgctcggaaaacaccgtggaggggagttcattccaaagccggatggtacgtggcaaaaaagatctttggaaacgcactgtcgatgaacgcagcggttccagataatatggatgaactctgctccgatggcgggaggtgcgatgataaaaaggagatgagggaatcatctcgaataattcctcagagcattccccatggaccatgcggtataaaacacagagagaaccgaagtccctccgtagacccagaggttccaagcgatccgcgagagcaggactatcgaccatccgaacagcccgtttctgtatggagtcaaatggaagtagctggtatttgggagccccggcccagaggtgagagcagtactccacgcgaggtcggacctgcgctttataaagcgcaagtctctgtccaggcgtgaaataccgcttcgctctgttgagaactcccaacattttagaggccaatttggctttaccttccaaatgactccgaaactggacatcgctcgaaatatcgacccccagaatccggaaagctgcagggatactccttgaaattccggcgccatgacaaaagggtccttcttcgcagtgaacgcgcaaacctgtgtcttcaatgggttgaactgaactgaattcagttcaccccacttggagacccgccccagagagttctccacttcagacacaagttttaatcgcctctcgtgtacaacgcttcgagagagactctgatggccgatatatcgcgcatcccccgtgctatcatccgcatagcaatgcatgccatcaatagatagcatgtcattgatatgcagtatgaaaagcgtgggggagagcaccgaaccttgtggaacaccagcgttgatggtcatggtatcggagcagcagccgtcgactacaactgcgatgctccgtccatccaaaaagctagcgatccacttgcagagtccctcagggatcccgtatgctggaagcttcgatagaagtgccctatgccagaccctgtcgaaggccttcgcaatgtcaaggctcacagcgagagcctcgcccttgctttccaaggcttcagcccatttatgtgtgaggtatacaagaagatcgccagctgagcgaccatgacggaaaccgtactgccggtcacggatcagctggcgatcctcaagatacttaagaagttggatgtttatgattcgctccatcaccttggaaagcaatgaagttatcgcgataggtctataattcgaggggtccgaccggtcacccttcttggggatagggtggacatgagcagtcttccatgaagacggaaccctgttggtattgtacgagaggcgatatagatgcgttagcgcgggtgtcaattcaggggcgcatgtttttagaaccactgcggggatgcaatctggcccactcgacttatggacatcaagaagccgaagctcctgcctgaccgcacgctgtgtgatgcgaatctcaggtatggagctgtcacaccgggagatgttgggcggcgtggctcccccgtcatccaaagtcgagtatgaggcaaagagcttgaccagaaggtcagccttctccttcgcactatgagccagactgtcattggacttacgcagtggtggaaggctagacctgcaaaagttaccttctgcagccttagctagcgaccagaaagcacggctcccagagggatagctattcagtcgctcgccaattctggcaacgtgaaatatcatatttttaagTCCCATTTTTTTACGACACAACTAATGATGTGCTCGTATTAAAGTTGGCCTTAcgtgactggtggtagggtgtGATTCCACACGTGTAAGATGAAACATCTGTTGTAAAGAGTAGTGAGAATCGGTTGTATAATACAACTGAGCCTTTATTCTTATGGCTCCAGCTCGATGGCGGCATCCACGTTGCATCGTCTATTCATCCATCGAATTAGTTCATAAATGTCCAACATTAAAACAAGTATTAACTTtgccaaataattattttgttttgttttagagtAAATGCAATTTAGGCTTTTACGGTTCTATTACACGTACTTCTACtagatgtaagatttttattgttgcttttttttaaataattgttttcattgtttaatttattattcatttaaattatttcagattTGCAGTCTCTCCTACCAACTGTTTAATCTTCTACGCACAACTTATAACAAAGAActttaattgattaataaatgTTAGTATCAATAAATAAGTAGAAtattgtattggagtgttgtaggtgaaataaaagagaactgttcaagtcgacaattcgtgtaatactgtcataatttagtgtgtgcagttacaaatataaggttaggcgagctgcacactacacctcaaccctttttaaaaaaaaaaaaatattattacgtaattacttttttttttacttaaactaaattacacaaaatattattaaatttcatactttactaacaaaaatctaataaaacaatattttaagttacaaacttctttgtattatttttatgaattatgtatGCTTTATTATCCTTTAAGATTATCTACATCTAATGACCCCATTAAATCTAAACTAACTCTCTCAAAAGCAGTGGATGCCGTGGATGTGATAACCATTGGCTCCTTTGTATGTCTATTGGAATGCTTTTGAATCTGAcaacttttacatttctttacgtattctgatacgtcattggtcattcctggcaaataataatacttcctaatattatttaacattctgtttacccccgcgtggccactcgtgggtaacaggtggaagtcatttaggatcacagtctttgtgtctttgtcagtaattcttgtcacatctttaataacaaataacttgggaaaatctttaaaatggctcatttcctttataaaattgtctACAAAGCGTTCATagcgcttgcttttaattattacgagcacgtttattttgatttgcttgcaaaaacgttataattctctcgttaacacacttacggtagacaacgattgagaaattataaaaactgCTGATTTTTCAGGCACGAATTTGCAATTACtattatcactagtaaaatgtttgaatttttctatctgttttaatgtatttttattacaaaataacatCAATTCAACGCTGTCAAttggtcgtttgaggatttccactactttaggttgatcaggccttggagtagaggatacctccgtagtcatattattattgtcacaGTCAATACGTAACCTACGAGCCTGTGCTCTTGTCATGACcgatactacatgctgttgcattTCCTTTAAGCTGTTCGATGTAATAGGTATCCGGCTCAATGCATCTGCAGCTGTGTTGTGCAAAATTCacatgattaattataatatttaaataaatatatcctatagactctaaattaccactaattccttttataattatcttatcatgttttactaaattcaataaattcttaTGTCGCGACAACCATTCATACTTAAGTAACCATAAACTAGCTCcactatcgattaataaattaagatcgatattactatttttaagttgacacttaattacacaaaaattactataactaaaaatcgAATGAGTGCACTGTTTAGGTGCGAAAAACTCTAACTCGTTATAATTATTTGCTTTATCGTTGCGCAAGTTATCTTGGACATTGGACTCTTGCGTATTATGCTG is a window from the Bombyx mori chromosome 12, ASM3026992v2 genome containing:
- the LOC101743944 gene encoding putative odorant receptor 85d, whose amino-acid sequence is MAKTFDCIKDEFLIEMDYISKIGSKLFVYPFVGRSKFTMCCYYVTFFFLVLTSVQLFVTLCLTRFESSFEVINIAPNLGVCLVIIIKYSKIHTKRISYQKFYNHFRYELWDVVLDSVDHRNVLETYVKTARLIARFFIYYGITLSLLVALLPRIIMLYENSVLQKNLYLYPFDGWYPFNKIKWYYIAYVWESVMTTVVIINFVCTNTIHISYTRLICMELKVLGISIENLLKSKVRDSITQSKIEDFHENIKVNFKTILKRHQLLGNVVSELNIIMGDGMLLTYISGSVFICLTAFTATVVNDFYMTLRYFSFFCSLLVETFIQCIMGQLLIDHSEDFENSIYFTDWPIADLSTKKMLLIMLIRAQKSYVFTANGYFIMNFDTFGGICSLSYQLFNLLRTTYNKEL